The Candidatus Methylomirabilota bacterium genome contains the following window.
AGCTGGCGCGTCACCTGTTGGAGCCGACCCCCACCCTCCTGATCCACAACGGCCGCCTGCTTCACCAGAATCTAAAGATGGAACGTATCACCACCGAGGAGCTCCTGGCGGCGCTCCGGCGGAACGGCGTGGTGGAGCCGGGCGAGGTCCGCTTCGCAATGCTCGAGGAGAACGGCGGCATCAGCGTCATCCCCTTCGCGGGCAAGGGCCGCCCCGGGGACGAGCCTCCCCCTGTGGTCCCCTGACGTGGTCCGCGTCGCCGTCCGCCGACTCGATCCGGACCTGCCGCTCCCGACGTACCAGCGCGAGGAGGACGCCGGGCTCGACCTTTGCGCGGCCGCGCCGGTGACGCTGGCGCCGGGCGCCCGCGCGCTGGTCCCCACCGGCATCGCAGTCGCGATCCCCCAGGGCTACGCGGGCTTCGTCCTGCCGCGCTCCGGACTGGCGCTCCGGCAGGGGGTGACCGTGCTGAACGCCCCCGGCCTGATCGACCCCGGCTACCGGGGGGAGGTCAAGGTGCTGCTGGTCAACCACGACGCCAAGCCGGTGAGCTTCGGGCGCGGCGAACGTATCGCCCAGCTCGTGCTACAGCGGGTCGAGCGGGTGCAGTTCGCCGAAGTGGACGAGCTGCCGCCCAGCGACCGCGGCAGTGGCGGCTTCGGGTCGACCGGCGCCTAGTGCCGTTCCAACTATTCGCGCCTAGGAAGGCACCGTGTACGTCGTTCGTGGACAGATTTAGTATCAACAAGTTGGAACGGCACTAGCCCGCCCGGCGCTCCTTGCCCGCGATTCCGCCCTGGATCGTCTCTTTCGCCGACTGCAGACCTTCGGCAGCCGCCTGCAGAGTATCGGCAGCCTTGCCGCGCGCCGCGCGGGTCTTGTCGTCGACGTACCCGCCGATCTCCCGCCCGTAAAACCACACCGCCGCACCGCCCATGATCAACCCGAGCATGAAGCTCCCAAACATCGTGTGTGCCCTCCTTCCGCCGTTGCCAGGGATTGCACTGCTCGACCACCGCAAGGACAATCACAGCAAGGACGATGCCGACAGCAGGACGCTGGACGGTGGCGCGCGCGCCCTTTTGAGATCGCCCGAGCGGGTCTGGCTCCTGACCGGTCGTCCCGGCGTGGGAAAGACCACCTGCCTGCGCCGGGTGCTGGAACGGTTGGCCTCCCTCCCGGCCGGGGGGTTCTTCACGGAAGAGATCCGTGAGCAGGATCGGCGCGTCGGCTTCGCGCTGGTCACGCTGAGCGGGGAGCGCGCCATCCTGGCCCACGTGCAGCACCGCAGCGGACCCCACGTGGGCAAGTACGGGGTGGATGTCGCGGCGCTCGACCGCATCGGTGTGCCGGCCATCCACGACGCCGTCCGCCGACGCGCCCTGGTGGTCATCGACGAGATCGGAAGGATGGAGATGACGTCGGCCGCGTTCCGTCTGGCGGTCGAGGCGGCGCTGGCGAGCGGCGTCCCCGTGCTGGGCACCATCCTCAGGCCGTCGCACCCGTGGGCCGAGACGATCAAGCGGCACGACGCCGTGCGCCTCATCGAGGTGACGCCCGCCAACCGCCACGCCGTTCCCGGGGACCTCGCGGATCTGATCGCGCGCCAGGGGGCTCACGGCTCGTGAGCGACGAGGGACCGGCCGCCGGCGGCGGTTCGCGAGTCAGAAGCTCGTCGAAGCAACGCTGGAGATCTGCCGTTCGAGCGCCGGCTCTGCCGGCGCAACCCATCCGGGGGGAGGTCTCGGAGGGGGCCGTAACGTCCGCCCCCTCCGATAACTAGAAGCGGGCGGTGAGCCCGCCCAGGATCAGGCGGGTATCGATCGTCGTGTTCAGCCTGATGCGCCCGGATTCCACCTCGGGCTCGAAGTACGTCGCTCGATACTCGGCAAACACGCCGATGTCCTTCGTGAAGAGCCAGGTCAGCCCCGCCCCCGCTTTGACCCCGGGCGAGGCGCCCAGGTCGAAATGCTGGACGTCGGTGAGGTACAGGCCCGGCCCGGCCGTGAGATAGGGCTGCAGGCGGCCGCGCGGGAACTTCTCACTCGTCAGCAGCGGCCACCGTAGCATGAGGTCCACGGAGAATGCGGTGACGTTGATGTCGGTGTGACCGAGCCTGACCGGCCCCGTGAAGGAAGCGCCCGCGGGAACGCCCAGCAGCGGACCAGCCAGGGTTCCTCTCGGGGTCACCGTCTGCGAGCTGATGTTCGCCTCGAAGTACGACACATCCACGGCGACGCCGACGAACCGGAGCGCGTCGAACCAGTGACCGAGGCGAGCGCCGAAGGCCAACGAGCTGTCGAAGTCGACATCCGTGAGCTTGCCGTCGACCGCGACGCCGGACAGCGTGCCTCTGACCGAGATGTCCCGACTCTCCGTGGAGGCGCGGCCGGCGTACAGGTCGGCGAACCACTCGCCCCCAGCCGGAGGCACCGCCACCATCGTCAAGCCGAGGACTGCGAAGATCAGACGCCACGCTGTCATTCGCGCCATCGCCAGCTCCTTGCTGCGGTCTCGGCCGCCGGCAGCCGGATCGGAGACCCGGCGGCGCCACGGAACTCAACTGCAGAGGTGGTCGAAAAGCCGTTGGGGCAGGTCAGAGGGGCAGCGCCCGCGCTGCCCCCCCTGACCGCTCGATGCGAATGGCGGGCTCGACGGGACTTGAACCCGCGACCTCTGGATTGACAGTCCAGTGTGCTAACCAGGCTGCACCACGAGCCCGCGCAGCCTTCACACGCTATCACGCGCCTCCCCGGGGGGTCAACGTGACGCCGTCCCGCGAGAGGCTACGTCGGCCGCAGGTGCGGCCGCTTGACGAGCGGAGTCTCGGGCCCGATGATCGCCGTCGCATGGGGACCTTCGCCGGGCGGGTGGCCTTCATCACGGGCGCCTCCTCGGGGATCGGCGCTGCGCTCGCCCGCGAGTTGGGCCGCCAGGGCGCCGACCTCGCGCTCGCCGCGCGGCGCCTGGATCGCCTCGAAGCGCTCGCGGCCGAGCTGGCGGCGGCCGGCCGCCGCGCGCTGGTGCTGCCGTGCGACGTCACCAAGGACGGCGACCTCGAGCGCGCCGTCGCGCGCACGACCGCCGAGCTGGGAAGGATCGACGTGCTGGTCGCCAACGCCGGCTTCGGCGTCGTCGGCCGGCTCGACGGGCTCACGCTGGAGGACTACCGCCGGCAGCTCGAGACCAACGTCTTCGGCGTGCTGCGCACGATCTACGCCGGCCTCGCCGAGCTCCGGCGCGCGCGCGGGCACCTGGTGATCGTGGGAAGTGTCAGCGGCCACGTGGCCACGCCCGGCTCCTCGGCCTACGCGATGAGCAAGTTCGCCGTTCGGGCCCTCGCCGAGGCGCTCGCCTTCGAGCTGGCGCCGTCGGGCGTGTCCGTCACGCTCGTCAGTCCCGGGTTCGTCGACACCGAGATCCACCAGGTCGATCGCCGCGGCGTGCGTCATCCCGAGGCCCGCCACCCCGCACCGGCGTGGGTGCGCATGAGCGCCGACCGGGCGGCCCGCCAGATCGTGCGCGCGGTCGCGCGGCGCCGTCGCGAGGTGGTCGTCACGTGGCTGGGCAAGGTGACGGTCTTCGTGCGTCGCCACCTGCCGTGGCTCTACGTGTGGAGCGTGCGGCTCTTCGGCATCCGGGCCCGGACCGACCCCGGTCGGCCCTGACCAATCGCCCTCCGGCCCGCGGGCGCGGCGCCCGCGCGAATTCAGTACGACCAGACGAGCGAGAGCGAGGTGACGTTCCGGTTGTAGTCGAACACCTCGAGGTTCGACCGGTTGTCCGTCTTGAGGAATTCCCCCACCAGCGTCAGGCGATACCGGAGTGGCACCTCGACGCGGATCGTGTGGGTGACCTCCTCGTCGTGGCGCCGGCGGCGGCCGGGGTCGTTGCCCGGCAGGATCGAGTTGGCGTAGGCGTAGCGGCGCAGGTGCAGGTCCAGATCGTACTTGAGCCGGATGGACCCCCAGGGCAGCGTGTACTGCGCGCCGGTGAGGATGCGATGACCGCGGTACGAGTAGTTCCGGCCTTCCGCATTCTCGTAGTCGAACTGGTAGCCGAGCTTGAGGTAGTGCCGGTCCTCCGAGAATCGCAGGAAATGCTGGATCCCCGCCATCCAGTTGTCGGCGTCCCGTATCTCGCGCACGGGGGTGCCCTCCCGCTCGTGGAAGTCCTTGTTCTGATAGCGGCTGAGAACCTGGGTCAGATGCTGGTCGCTCTCGGCGATGGCGCCGAAGAGCGTGGCGGTGTGGCGCTGCACGAACACGGGCCCGCCCAGGAACAGCGCGTCGAAGGCGTACTGCATCCCGACCTGGATCGGCATCGTCCCGATGGCGTTCTTGTGCACGAGGCTGCCGGTCACCAGGTGATCGAGGATGTTGAAGGAGGGGACGTCGTTGTAGTTCGAGAGGAAGAACGAGTAGCCGACGGCCGACTCCCAGTCCGGCGTCCGCCACCAGACGTACTCCGCGCGGACGCCGAGCAGCTCGCCGATGGAATCGCGCGAC
Protein-coding sequences here:
- the dut gene encoding dUTP diphosphatase; protein product: MWSPDVVRVAVRRLDPDLPLPTYQREEDAGLDLCAAAPVTLAPGARALVPTGIAVAIPQGYAGFVLPRSGLALRQGVTVLNAPGLIDPGYRGEVKVLLVNHDAKPVSFGRGERIAQLVLQRVERVQFAEVDELPPSDRGSGGFGSTGA
- a CDS encoding outer membrane beta-barrel protein — encoded protein: MARMTAWRLIFAVLGLTMVAVPPAGGEWFADLYAGRASTESRDISVRGTLSGVAVDGKLTDVDFDSSLAFGARLGHWFDALRFVGVAVDVSYFEANISSQTVTPRGTLAGPLLGVPAGASFTGPVRLGHTDINVTAFSVDLMLRWPLLTSEKFPRGRLQPYLTAGPGLYLTDVQHFDLGASPGVKAGAGLTWLFTKDIGVFAEYRATYFEPEVESGRIRLNTTIDTRLILGGLTARF
- a CDS encoding tetratricopeptide repeat protein; amino-acid sequence: QAIVDFDDKRYDAALANLRRALQIEPDHVEALYYTGVVHMAQRRPAQAVPFLERARAKSPTDPSIAFQLGLAYFAQEQYDRAEPLLEQVFRAQPALDGLGYYVGFIRYRRKDYRGALRAFRAGRASDPEIQQLTRVYSGLALAAVGLPRQAAAEVEQALRLAPGSPVTGPAERLRDAVVAAREKERRFSAEVRVGVFFDDNVRVLPNAVDRDDPNADPTVSAIRSQSRKSRDSIGELLGVRAEYVWWRTPDWESAVGYSFFLSNYNDVPSFNILDHLVTGSLVHKNAIGTMPIQVGMQYAFDALFLGGPVFVQRHTATLFGAIAESDQHLTQVLSRYQNKDFHEREGTPVREIRDADNWMAGIQHFLRFSEDRHYLKLGYQFDYENAEGRNYSYRGHRILTGAQYTLPWGSIRLKYDLDLHLRRYAYANSILPGNDPGRRRRHDEEVTHTIRVEVPLRYRLTLVGEFLKTDNRSNLEVFDYNRNVTSLSLVWSY
- a CDS encoding SDR family oxidoreductase, with amino-acid sequence MGTFAGRVAFITGASSGIGAALARELGRQGADLALAARRLDRLEALAAELAAAGRRALVLPCDVTKDGDLERAVARTTAELGRIDVLVANAGFGVVGRLDGLTLEDYRRQLETNVFGVLRTIYAGLAELRRARGHLVIVGSVSGHVATPGSSAYAMSKFAVRALAEALAFELAPSGVSVTLVSPGFVDTEIHQVDRRGVRHPEARHPAPAWVRMSADRAARQIVRAVARRRREVVVTWLGKVTVFVRRHLPWLYVWSVRLFGIRARTDPGRP
- a CDS encoding NTPase translates to MKLPNIVCALLPPLPGIALLDHRKDNHSKDDADSRTLDGGARALLRSPERVWLLTGRPGVGKTTCLRRVLERLASLPAGGFFTEEIREQDRRVGFALVTLSGERAILAHVQHRSGPHVGKYGVDVAALDRIGVPAIHDAVRRRALVVIDEIGRMEMTSAAFRLAVEAALASGVPVLGTILRPSHPWAETIKRHDAVRLIEVTPANRHAVPGDLADLIARQGAHGS